One Spinacia oleracea cultivar Varoflay chromosome 4, BTI_SOV_V1, whole genome shotgun sequence DNA segment encodes these proteins:
- the LOC110799793 gene encoding chlorophyll(ide) b reductase NOL, chloroplastic isoform X1: MAATCSSSFPSLLPLPKARIPKFSFYSSFTTSQSNFFTVTSRQNLINGDFVNNIRTPLTLLKAQASSVNGEKQPMLPPFNVLITGSSKGIGYALAKEFLKAGDSVIICSRGGERVESAVQSLRAEFGDLLVWGTKCDVRDGKDVKNLVAFAQEKLKYIDIWINNAGSNAYSYKPLAESSDEDLIEVVTTNTLGLMICCREAMKLMLNQPRGGHIFNIDGAGSDGRPTPRFAAYGATKRSVVHLTKSLQAELQMQDVKNVVVHNLSPGMVTTDLLMSGATTKQAKFFINVLAEPAEVVAEYLVPNVRSVAGSGSTKPTYVRFLTGLKAYTQIFSRIVFGARRNRFVVED, translated from the exons ATGGCAGCCACTTGTTCTTCATCCTTTCCATCTCTACTGCCTCTACCCAAAGCCAGAATCCCTAAATTCTCTTTCTACTCTTCCTTCACTACATCTCAATCCAATTTCTTTACAGTTACTTCCCGCCAAAATCTCATCAATGGCGATTTTGTTAATAATATTAGGACCCCCCTTACTTTGCTTAAAGCTCAAGCTTCTTCTGTCAATGGCGAAAAACAGCCTATGCTTCCTCCTTTCAATGTTCTCATCACTGGCTCCTCCAAAG GGATAGGCTATGCACTAGCTAAAGAGTTTCTAAAAGCAGGTGACAGTGTCATTATTTGTTCAAGGGGAG GCGAACGAGTAGAGTCGGCAGTTCAGAGCTTGAGAGCAGAATTCGGGGATCTGCTTGTGTGG GGTACCAAGTGTGATGTGAGGGATGGGAAAGATGTGAAGAATTTAGTTGCATTTGCACAAGAAAAACTAAAGTACATTGATATATGG ATTAATAATGCAGGATCCAATGCATATAGCTATAAGCCTTTGGCAGAATCTTCAGATGAGGATCTCAT TGAGGTGGTCACTACAAATACCCTTGGTTTGATGATCTGCTGTCGGGAG GCTATGAAGCTGATGTTAAACCAACCCAGAGGTGGTCATATATTTAATATTGATGGTGCTGGTTCTGATGGAAGACCGACTCCAAG ATTTGCTGCATACGGAGCAACCAAGCGCAGTGTGGTGCACCTTACAAAATCATTGCAG GCCGAGTTACAGATGCAGGATGTAAAAAATGTTGTGGTGCATAATTTGTCG CCTGGAATGGTCACAACTGATCTTCTGATGTCAGGTGCTACTACAAAGCAG GCAAAGTTTTTCATAAATGTTCTTGCAGAACCTGCTGAAGTA GTCGCGGAGTACCTTGTTCCCAATGTCAGATCGGTAGCAGGCAGTGGATCAACAAAACCAACGTATGTACGGTTTCTGACTGGGTTGAAAGCATACACACAAATCTTCTCA AGAATTGTGTTTGGTGCTAGGAGGAATAGATTTGTGGTTGAAGATTGA
- the LOC110799793 gene encoding chlorophyll(ide) b reductase NOL, chloroplastic isoform X2 codes for MAATCSSSFPSLLPLPKARIPKFSFYSSFTTSQSNFFTVTSRQNLINGDFVNNIRTPLTLLKAQASSVNGEKQPMLPPFNVLITGSSKGIGYALAKEFLKAGDSVIICSRGGERVESAVQSLRAEFGDLLVWINNAGSNAYSYKPLAESSDEDLIEVVTTNTLGLMICCREAMKLMLNQPRGGHIFNIDGAGSDGRPTPRFAAYGATKRSVVHLTKSLQAELQMQDVKNVVVHNLSPGMVTTDLLMSGATTKQAKFFINVLAEPAEVVAEYLVPNVRSVAGSGSTKPTYVRFLTGLKAYTQIFSRIVFGARRNRFVVED; via the exons ATGGCAGCCACTTGTTCTTCATCCTTTCCATCTCTACTGCCTCTACCCAAAGCCAGAATCCCTAAATTCTCTTTCTACTCTTCCTTCACTACATCTCAATCCAATTTCTTTACAGTTACTTCCCGCCAAAATCTCATCAATGGCGATTTTGTTAATAATATTAGGACCCCCCTTACTTTGCTTAAAGCTCAAGCTTCTTCTGTCAATGGCGAAAAACAGCCTATGCTTCCTCCTTTCAATGTTCTCATCACTGGCTCCTCCAAAG GGATAGGCTATGCACTAGCTAAAGAGTTTCTAAAAGCAGGTGACAGTGTCATTATTTGTTCAAGGGGAG GCGAACGAGTAGAGTCGGCAGTTCAGAGCTTGAGAGCAGAATTCGGGGATCTGCTTGTGTGG ATTAATAATGCAGGATCCAATGCATATAGCTATAAGCCTTTGGCAGAATCTTCAGATGAGGATCTCAT TGAGGTGGTCACTACAAATACCCTTGGTTTGATGATCTGCTGTCGGGAG GCTATGAAGCTGATGTTAAACCAACCCAGAGGTGGTCATATATTTAATATTGATGGTGCTGGTTCTGATGGAAGACCGACTCCAAG ATTTGCTGCATACGGAGCAACCAAGCGCAGTGTGGTGCACCTTACAAAATCATTGCAG GCCGAGTTACAGATGCAGGATGTAAAAAATGTTGTGGTGCATAATTTGTCG CCTGGAATGGTCACAACTGATCTTCTGATGTCAGGTGCTACTACAAAGCAG GCAAAGTTTTTCATAAATGTTCTTGCAGAACCTGCTGAAGTA GTCGCGGAGTACCTTGTTCCCAATGTCAGATCGGTAGCAGGCAGTGGATCAACAAAACCAACGTATGTACGGTTTCTGACTGGGTTGAAAGCATACACACAAATCTTCTCA AGAATTGTGTTTGGTGCTAGGAGGAATAGATTTGTGGTTGAAGATTGA